The Carassius carassius chromosome 9, fCarCar2.1, whole genome shotgun sequence genome includes a region encoding these proteins:
- the fn3krp gene encoding ketosamine-3-kinase — protein MEALLKRELGTSLLKSTGHSGGGCISEGQSFDTDTGRVFVKINHKNEARRMFDGELASLEAILATNTVKVPRPVKVVDLERSGAVLIMEHVEMRTLNKYSSKLGEQLADLHLDNKRQIEKQNKEQQTVGKGSGTSEIQIANKFGFHVATCCGYIPQVNDWQDDWVSFFAQQRLQYQLSLVEQSYGDREARELWAKLQLKVHQLFTDIEVVPALLHGDLWGGNVAECSDGPIIFDPASFYGHSEFELAISSMFGGFGSSFYKAYHEKIPKATGFEKRQQLYQLFHYLNHWNHFGGGYRGSSLRIMKDLTK, from the exons ATGGAGGCGTTGCTGAAGAGAGAGCTGGGCACATCTCTTCTGAAGAGCACTGGTCATTCAGGAGGAGGATGCATCAGTGAAGGCCAGAGCTTTGACACTGACACTGGCAGAGTGTTCGTCAAGATCAACCACAAGAATGAG GCTAGAAGGATGTTTGATGGAGAGTTGGCGAGCTTGGAAGCGATCCTGGCTACAAACACAGTGAAAGTGCCCAGGCCTGTGAAGGTGGTGGACCTTGAGAGAAGTGGAGCTGTTCTCATAATGGAACATGTGGAGATGAGGACCTTGAATAA ATACTCATCAAAGCTGGGAGAACAACTAGCTGACCTGCATCTTGACAACAAGAGACAGATAGAGAAACAAAACAAGGAACAGCAGACTGTtg GAAAAGGATCAGGAACATCTGAAATTCAAATAGCCAACAAGTTTGGCTTTCACGTGGCTACCTGCTGTGGTTATATCCCTCAG GTAAATGATTGGCAGGATGATTGGGTGTCCTTTTTTGCCCAGCAAAGGCTGCAGTACCAGCTCAGCCTGGTGGAACAGTCATATGGAGACAGAGAGGCCAGGGAATTGTGGGCCAAACTCCAG CTGAAGGTCCATCAGCTGTTTACAGACATAGAGGTGGTTCCAGCTCTGCTGCATGGAGATCTTTGGGGAGGAAATGTGGCCGAATGTTCTGACGGTCCCATCATCTTTGACCCAGCATCGTTTTATGGCCATTCAGAGTTTGAGCTGGCTATTTCTAGCATGTTTGGTGGTTTTGGGAGCTCGTTTTACAAAGCTTACCATGAGAAGATCCCCAAGGCCACTGGCTTTGAAAAGAGGCAACAGCTTTACCAGCTGTTCCACTATCTGAACCACTGGAATCATTTTGGTGGTGGCTACAGAGGTTCTTCTCTACGGATTATGAAGGATCTAACAAAGTAG